One stretch of Candidatus Cloacimonas sp. DNA includes these proteins:
- the serC gene encoding 3-phosphoserine/phosphohydroxythreonine transaminase, with translation MERVHNFNAGPAVLPEEVLREAQADLFNYKGMGLSVMEMSHRSKEYEAIINEARDAAKRIYGIGDDWDVLFLHGGASLQFLMVPLNFIPEGKIANFIHTGVWSKKAMGEVKKIGKPVHIAASSEDKSFSYIPKTYQLSDNPAYLHITTNNTIYGTEWKTDPDVPKEIPLIADMSSNFMSKPVEINKYSLIYAGAQKNIGPAGCAVVLVKKDFLSTGATNLPSMLDYQLHAKNGSLYNTPPCFTIYMIGLVLKWIEDYGGLAKIEANNKAKAKYIYDVIDASDGFYRGTVVPEDRSLMNITFRLPSEELENLFVSEAKKNGMIGLKGHRDVGGCRASCYNALPLNAAHTLAEFMKNFQQQNG, from the coding sequence ATGGAACGCGTACATAACTTTAACGCCGGTCCTGCAGTTCTGCCCGAAGAAGTGCTTAGAGAGGCACAGGCAGACCTTTTCAATTACAAAGGGATGGGTCTTTCCGTTATGGAAATGAGCCATCGCAGTAAAGAGTATGAAGCAATTATCAATGAAGCCAGAGATGCTGCAAAACGGATTTATGGCATTGGTGATGACTGGGATGTGCTTTTCCTGCATGGTGGTGCCAGTTTACAATTCTTGATGGTTCCGCTGAACTTTATCCCGGAAGGTAAGATTGCGAATTTCATCCATACCGGTGTGTGGAGCAAAAAGGCAATGGGAGAAGTTAAAAAGATAGGTAAACCAGTGCATATTGCAGCCAGTTCTGAAGATAAAAGCTTCAGCTATATTCCCAAAACCTATCAACTGTCAGATAATCCTGCCTACCTGCATATTACTACGAATAATACTATTTACGGCACCGAATGGAAAACCGATCCTGATGTTCCCAAAGAAATTCCGTTAATTGCTGATATGAGCTCAAACTTTATGAGCAAGCCCGTTGAGATTAACAAATACAGTTTAATTTATGCCGGTGCCCAAAAGAATATCGGTCCTGCTGGTTGTGCAGTTGTTTTAGTGAAGAAGGACTTCTTATCTACCGGAGCTACAAATCTGCCTTCTATGCTGGATTATCAATTGCACGCCAAAAACGGCAGCTTGTATAATACTCCTCCCTGTTTCACTATTTATATGATTGGGTTAGTGTTAAAATGGATTGAGGATTATGGCGGACTTGCTAAAATTGAAGCAAATAACAAAGCCAAGGCGAAATACATTTACGATGTAATTGATGCCTCCGATGGTTTCTATAGGGGAACTGTTGTTCCTGAAGACCGTTCTTTGATGAATATCACTTTTCGCCTTCCCAGCGAAGAACTGGAAAATCTTTTTGTGAGTGAAGCCAAAAAGAATGGAATGATTGGTTTGAAAGGTCATCGTGATGTAGGAGGATGCCGTGCTTCCTGTTATAATGCACTTCCTTTGAATGCAGCTCACACTTTGGCTGAATTTATGAAGAATTTCCAACAACAGAATGGATAA
- a CDS encoding MotA/TolQ/ExbB proton channel family protein translates to MSLLNLIAKGGFLMYVLTVISVISIGIVIEKYRQFRKVRLANYKLLQTLKGQDKLENYRALINMHNSSCPMGVMLDKLFNSQSDDLDLINQSMEATANLELHRLEKGLGWLSTFAAIAPLIGFLGTVIGMVNVFMKIQAGSQSGVDISMLAGGIWVALLTTVGGLIVGIATIIFYNDLVQKLENIVKDMQDTAIEYIIKYKNLKQSKL, encoded by the coding sequence ATGTCTCTATTAAATCTAATTGCCAAAGGCGGCTTCCTGATGTATGTGCTGACGGTTATTTCCGTTATCAGCATAGGTATCGTAATTGAAAAATATCGGCAGTTTAGAAAAGTGCGGCTTGCCAATTACAAACTGCTGCAAACCTTGAAAGGGCAGGATAAACTGGAAAATTATCGTGCTCTTATAAATATGCACAACAGCTCATGCCCGATGGGTGTGATGCTGGATAAACTTTTTAACAGCCAAAGTGATGACCTGGATTTGATTAACCAAAGTATGGAAGCCACGGCAAACCTGGAATTGCATCGGTTGGAAAAAGGATTGGGTTGGCTTTCTACCTTTGCAGCGATTGCCCCGTTAATCGGTTTTTTAGGCACTGTTATTGGTATGGTGAATGTTTTTATGAAAATTCAGGCAGGCAGCCAAAGCGGAGTGGATATTTCTATGCTTGCAGGGGGAATCTGGGTTGCCTTGTTAACTACGGTAGGAGGTTTAATTGTAGGGATAGCCACCATCATTTTTTACAACGATTTAGTGCAGAAACTGGAAAACATTGTTAAAGATATGCAGGATACAGCCATTGAGTATATCATCAAATACAAGAACTTAAAACAGAGTAAACTATGA
- a CDS encoding biopolymer transporter ExbD, which yields MKLRVSKQRISTTMLISMTDVIFLLLLFLLIGSNFVSQTGLPIKLPGSSTAVRQSSPTLLITFYGDGRLFFMDKPITMEELKTILGQKYQNPEQIVRIAIEKQVPVQKLINLMDIVRSVGYERIFVATTAVENK from the coding sequence ATGAAATTGCGTGTTTCCAAACAGCGTATTTCCACCACAATGCTGATATCAATGACGGATGTTATCTTCCTGTTGTTGCTGTTTTTGCTAATCGGCTCAAATTTCGTCAGCCAAACGGGTTTGCCGATAAAGCTTCCCGGCTCTTCCACTGCTGTAAGACAAAGCTCTCCGACCCTGTTAATTACTTTTTATGGAGACGGACGCTTGTTTTTTATGGATAAACCGATAACGATGGAAGAACTGAAAACTATTTTAGGGCAAAAATATCAAAATCCAGAGCAGATTGTCCGCATTGCCATTGAGAAACAGGTTCCAGTGCAAAAGCTGATAAACCTGATGGATATAGTTCGCAGCGTTGGCTATGAGAGAATTTTTGTAGCTACGACAGCGGTGGAGAATAAATAG
- a CDS encoding Maf family protein, protein MIHNLLSHKKVILASASPRRQELFSLLGIAYQIIPAEIEEKVNDKLPQNQAMENALLKAKAVLNKVPDDALIVAADTLVAIDNIILGKPQDITEAKGYLSILSGRRHSVFTGICIYCNDTVNISYEQTFVQFAPLTEAEIDAYIATGEPMDKAGAYGIQGYGAQFIIKVEGCYFNVMGFPIRLFYDLLKQILGKEEQ, encoded by the coding sequence ATGATACATAATTTGTTAAGCCATAAAAAAGTAATTCTTGCTTCTGCTTCACCTCGCAGACAAGAATTATTTTCTCTCTTGGGTATTGCCTATCAGATTATTCCCGCAGAGATTGAAGAAAAGGTTAATGATAAATTACCGCAAAATCAGGCAATGGAAAATGCCTTGCTTAAAGCGAAAGCAGTGCTGAACAAAGTGCCTGATGACGCTTTAATTGTAGCTGCGGATACTTTGGTAGCGATAGATAATATTATCTTAGGCAAACCACAAGACATTACGGAAGCTAAAGGTTATCTCAGTATCCTTTCCGGTCGCCGGCATAGTGTTTTTACCGGTATCTGTATTTACTGCAACGATACAGTTAATATCAGCTACGAGCAAACCTTTGTGCAATTTGCCCCGCTAACCGAAGCTGAAATAGATGCCTATATTGCCACTGGAGAGCCGATGGATAAAGCAGGTGCCTATGGAATTCAAGGTTATGGAGCACAATTTATAATCAAAGTAGAAGGATGTTATTTCAATGTGATGGGCTTCCCGATTCGGTTATTTTATGATTTGCTGAAGCAAATTTTAGGTAAGGAAGAACAGTGA